A stretch of Arcobacter arenosus DNA encodes these proteins:
- a CDS encoding geranylgeranyl reductase family protein, with amino-acid sequence MNNQYELSTKCLIIGGGPAGSTLARKLSKNSIENILVEKNLNYDKPCGGGVKSIVFEEFDLPKEFENKKINICKLHSPKYSVKVDISNTPISIVLRQEFDKKNRELAKEAGTILIEGRYKKAEKTGNYYLVKIETKNKTLIIKTEYLIGADGVKSSVRKDLFNSTVNAILTNYCNIPNKDIDFCEFYFGKNYAPNEYAWVFPHGNKLSIGAGLKEGTNAKKLFPIFKKKIIKNDETKVNGFFIPIWEKDDIFFKNNVFLLGDAAGQVLPFTYEGIYYAIKSADILANAIIKEDPYFYEKEWNKKFRKRFDFFKTMQKIFLSFDFMTNKLIKFFQNKKLQRRGLAYWEGTAKPLTSGQAALKLFKYLFKN; translated from the coding sequence ATGAACAATCAATATGAACTTTCTACAAAATGTCTAATAATAGGAGGAGGCCCTGCTGGATCAACCTTAGCTAGAAAGTTATCAAAAAATAGTATTGAAAATATTTTAGTAGAAAAAAATCTCAATTATGACAAACCTTGTGGAGGAGGAGTAAAATCGATTGTATTTGAGGAGTTTGATTTACCAAAAGAGTTTGAAAATAAAAAAATCAATATATGTAAACTTCATTCACCAAAATATAGTGTTAAAGTTGATATTTCAAATACACCAATTTCAATTGTATTAAGACAAGAATTTGATAAAAAAAATAGAGAATTAGCAAAAGAAGCTGGAACAATTTTAATAGAAGGAAGATATAAAAAAGCAGAAAAAACAGGAAACTATTATTTAGTAAAAATAGAAACAAAAAATAAAACTCTAATTATAAAAACAGAATATTTAATAGGTGCAGATGGTGTTAAATCAAGTGTAAGAAAAGATTTATTTAATTCAACAGTAAATGCAATATTAACAAACTACTGTAATATCCCAAATAAGGATATTGATTTTTGTGAATTTTATTTTGGTAAAAACTATGCCCCAAATGAATACGCTTGGGTATTCCCCCACGGAAATAAACTCTCTATTGGTGCAGGATTAAAAGAAGGAACAAATGCAAAAAAACTTTTTCCAATATTCAAAAAAAAGATTATTAAAAATGATGAAACAAAGGTAAATGGTTTTTTCATACCAATTTGGGAAAAGGATGATATATTTTTTAAAAATAACGTTTTTTTACTTGGTGATGCTGCTGGACAAGTTTTACCATTTACATATGAAGGTATCTATTATGCAATAAAATCTGCTGATATTTTAGCCAATGCCATAATAAAAGAAGACCCCTATTTTTATGAAAAAGAATGGAATAAAAAATTTCGTAAAAGATTTGATTTTTTCAAAACAATGCAAAAAATATTTTTAAGTTTCGATTTTATGACGAATAAATTAATTAAATTTTTTCAAAATAAAAAACTGCAAAGACGAGGATTGGCATATTGGGAGGGGACAGCTAAACCTTTAACTTCAGGTCAAGCTGCTCTAAAACTTTTTAAATATCTTTTTAAAAATTAA